The Odontesthes bonariensis isolate fOdoBon6 chromosome 19, fOdoBon6.hap1, whole genome shotgun sequence genome includes the window gtaggtgctttttttttatctcttgaCCATCATCACTTAAAGTTACAAAGCTCCTCATTGTGAAATACGCATATTTGTAGGTTCGTTTTGATCTATTTAAATGGCCCCGCACAGTTTCATTGAACATTCAGTCGCTGCTTTACAAAGGGAACACCTTTATTGTTGCGGGTACGGAGCGCAATCTGGCGCAGAAAGCGTTAACGTGCGTAAATATATGGAGGCAATATCTTCAGCAAGGACGTCCGTGCAGCTCCGTGTGTAGTTACAAATGTGTGGTTGCAGAAATAGAGGGAAAAGGCCTTTGGTTAGTTTGTGGACAACGCTGACAACCCCGTTGTGTTTCACAccgaaaaatgtttttttttttttttacgagggACGGGACTAAATAATACCTGTAGGCCTAAGTGTTGAAGAAATGGCAACATTACAAAGTGGTTAAAGTTTCAATGGCAtaacttttcttctttcttttgtttatgtGCTGCTGAAGAACATTAAGCTGACAAAACGCAACATGAAATATCTCCAGTTTATAGTGTCTGTATTTAAATGAGTCAAAGTAATTGTAGGAATCACTGCAATTTTTTAAACTATCATCTGTGTTATTCCaagtttttcagatttttgggTTATTGCCTGTGTATTCTGTCTGCTGTGGCTCTCTTGATTATTTCAATTGAGGCTACAAATGTTACAGACTCAGTGGATTAATCTGTAAACCGGCTCTCGAATTAAAGGTTCATTTGTTCAGACAAAAGTTCAACAGCGGTTCGCTAGTCTAACCAGAAGCCTTACACCTTAACTTTATTACCCAGTCAATCCCAACAACTTCCAGTGTTGTGTTGGTGGAATTTAAGATCATCAAAGTAACTTCAGCACATTCGGGGCACAGCATTACGAGGGCTCCTTACACCACATCCGGTTTGGAAGACGCTGTACTCCAAAGATGTTGCTGCTATGTTCATATTTTAAAAGATACATTTGGCACTTTGTACCTTGCTTTTCAGTGTGTAAAATTGGAAGAAAAGTTATGCAGAGGATGCCCACAGATTAGAAGCTGGATGGTGTAATCTCAGTACCCTTAACTGTGGCTCTCGGAAATATTGACGAGGCTCTTTCAGTGTTGCATCATCAGTCAAACTAGCTGTAGTCACAACTCAGGGGATCACTAAATAACTTTTCAAAAGTCTCCTATAGTGGAGTGTTTCAAATTGGGGGAATGAAGGTGCTTTCTGCCTGCAGAGATGGAGTCCTCACCACAGGAATTGAGAGGAAGCGCAATTCATTGAGCTCTTTGTGGCTTCTTCTACAGTAAAACATCCCCTGTACAAACATTTCCTAACATTACCTTTTAAAAATTCAAACCTAGCTCAGAGGAACAGTTGAGACCTGGGTTTATTGAGCCTCTAAACCAAAGAGGAGCCAAGGAAATTACTAATTTCGGCCAATGAATTACGGAGAGTCGTGGCTCTCTCgaggttaaaaagaaaaaaaggccccACATTTCCCCCCTCCATGTGACATGATGTTCAAAATGAAAATTCAAACCATTGAGGATatcctttatttttgttttgtgtcagcACATCCAcaatttcctctttttttttttaatgccttttattttattactcttcATCACACAAAAATCACTTGGATCGATTATCTCTAGATCTCATTGATGGTTTGTTTCCATAATTTTGATTTACAGTAAGACACAGACTAACCTCCAGTGCTGTGTGTCGATGATTCAGTTGGTTCatatttttgggtttttttcgttaaagaaaatgactgaagccatttctattttttttttttccttgggtCAAAGagcaattatatatatatatgaatacgCTGTGCACACTGTTGGCATGtgaccatcatcatcatctgctGTGTCTTCTGGTCTTAGGTTCTCTGACCTGCCCCCCTCTGCTGTTTCCTTTGGATCAGTTGTCTGAAAAGTGAAGGAAGTCCTCTGATCTGTCCTGGCATCTGCTGGAGCCGTCGGCAGTCATGTTCCAGTGGGAGAAGCTTCAACAAATTTGTGAAAGGTGGGGATATTTAGTCTCTTGGATATCTCAGTTTTTGGGCTCTGGATATAAAAGACAATGTGGAAAAAGTAGAAAATGAAAGTGTACAAATGACTTTATGGGAGCTCTCGCTGTAGCTCTTTGTACGCTAGTAAAacgacagaaaacaaacaaaccaaaaaaaaactttggctTTAATTAAATTCTATAACACTTGAAATGATATTTCTGCGGGATTTGTTATTATTTGAATATATGCTGTGGTTATAGTTGTGGATAACAGAATCAAATATAAAGCAGCTGCCAAACATGTAGAAAGTTAGGCgttgcagagaggaaggtgcggTAGAAATGTTCAGATGTCGCCATTCCTGCTTGTCGAAGCTTGTTAAATTTGATCTGCCAGCGTTGTCACACTTTCCCACgatgatcaagggaagaaatggCTTAACCCTCTTTTCATTCCGTCCTTCCTCATTAATCTTCACATAAAGTTACACccgatttttatttatttatttatttttttttgactTTCTGCTGAATTTTCAAAAGTAAAAGACTAAAATATCCAATTTACATAAGTAAATTGCTCGCAGTTCTCTTGCCACTCTGTTAATGCACCTTTGGCGTCGGTGTCAGCCTCAAGTTTCTCAGTTTCTGTGGAAATGTCTTCCATTCATTTGGGTAGGAACATTTAAGCCCAACCAGTTTGGATAGGGGTCTTTGATATTTAATTCATAGAATTGAGTGTGAAGAGCACTTCTTGATCTTATGAAGCTGTCTCTCCTTGTAGGAAAACATGAGATGGATTCTCAGAGTCCTGATCTTAATCTCTGGTaggttttctcttttattttagTCTGCTCACACTTCTCTTTAAGATACTGCAAATACGTCTCGGAGTCTTGGTGTCAAACTTGACTGgtagtgatttatttattttatttttttcttcccccttcTCTCTCCTTTTACAGCCAATCTTCTTGCGAAAGGCTCTCGCACCATCTATGAGGCAAAGGAAAACGACAACGTCACCATCGGATGGAGATGTTCGATCAAGACGGACATGACTCTCATCGagatgatttgtttttttcacttgGATATTGATAGGATTTTTTATGAAATGATAGAGGGTGTTGAGGTTGTAGACTCTCAGTATCAGCAGTTTGCACGACGAGTTCAGTGTGACAGAGACGCTCTCGGAGAAGGACGGATCAGACTTCATCTGTCCAGAGTCACCACGAAGGACTCTGGAAATTACTCCTGTCATGTGGCTGCCAACTATGACAAGATCTCAAAGAGCTGGGTACTCGAGATGTCTGGTAAGAAGACCCCACAAATACAAATGTCAGTTTTCTTGGTTTGAAAGAAAGACGATAAATACACCACCGTAGCACTACTGTAGAACATAATAGCGCTGTAACCCCCACAGAGTATTTTCTCCTGAATGTGACTCGGAGCCCTGATGGGAAAAACAGCGACATGTCCGGCAACACACCTGGCAGCGCAACTACTTCAGGTAAGAAAACGCAACTGTGACAGTCAACCCAGGAAGATCAATATCAAGCAGTAGTCATGATTGCAGTACTTCAAAAAGGCATCGGAGGCAAGACACGAAGCTGGGGAAATAACCTTTATCTGGAGAGTAGGGGAAACGGACTACGTTAGCGTAGTAAAGGGCACCTCACCGTGACACCCGCCGACGTTTTTGTAGCGCTGCCTTAGTTTTTAACCACATACAATGCCCTGCAGCGCGCAGGGGAACCTCGTTCTTTGTGAAAATGTCACCACAGAAAGGGATTTCACGACAGAAGAACATACGCATCAGATTTTACTTCTGTCGAGATCTAACCAGGCTGAAATTGCAATTTGTtggtcttgtagagataactttcaaatcagcccgcgtcatttaaggagacggctggctcgactgcagctccataggcgtttacacctaagtgatcctgctgatatggtcaaccaggccgtctccatggttaccgaatgatgcacgagaggtgccgttttCATTAAACGATAACggcatgattggtgtgtgttaaacctgattccattcttgaaatgctcgtcacaccagcgggatttgctttgtgcattttcacaagcagaattgttacacaaacgctccacattccatgtttgattcataggctattttattcagttttcaatgaaagggggataaaaatgggtacacctttgccagaaatgcatataaacaggggcggactggggagaaaaagtggcctcgaaaaccatcggtaaattaactcgttataaTTATCCGGActaacgagataattatcttgttatctcgagaaaaccatcaaaaaaaattttatacataccacgtccgctctgtgTAAGAACATATGTAAGAACATGAAAAGAGATGGAAGAAGTTAATGCTCAGGTTCTTAAAGTGTCAACATTGTAAAAATGGTCCATTTCAAGTCAAATGACCCGCATTAAACTAGTTTAGTATTGGCAGCAGAATCCATTCAaaatactacagtaaaagttcCTTTTATTCATTTCTGTAGAGTAGACTTTGTAAATATTTCCTTCTTGCGCCTGCTTCAAGTGCTGCTTGAAACTGAATGGGTTTCACCTGATTTTAGTCCCAAACACTTGTGCACCATCCTCATGCAGGTGCAGAACATTCACCTGAAGGACCAAAGCATGAAGATGAATGGAGCAACCCAACCAGAGCTGGAGTAGTCCTGGCTGCTCTAGCTGGGGCAAGTATTCTTTTTTGCGTTGTGTTCCGTTCAGCTCGGGCTCTCAAAAGCAAAATTTGTCCACAACAACATGAAGGTATGTATACTGGGAAGAAatctctttgtttgtttttttgttttttttttctgatttcaaAGTGTCTGACTCTTGTGTGTTTGGCCTTTGCGTCTTTTCACTCCTGCAGTTCACACTTTGGATCGAAACTGCACCATTTCCACTTGATGAGGGACCAAGTCACTCAATTTTCACCACACGTGCCTCACCGTAATAAGAGCTTTCATCAGAACATTTTCAGAGAAGTTTCATAAAATACGAGAGTGCCTGCAGATGCCAAATGACTTGGCTTCACAATTAGTCAGCATGAGTAAGAGCAGTGGTTGGCATCTGTTATCTAAAGTATGCCAGTAAGCATATGCTGGCCAGCAGGATTAATGTATAGTCACTAAAGTTATTTAAAGACTATACATTGATACTAGTAACTTTAGAGCTATTTTTCAAGCTCTGCATCTTTGTGCAAACATTTTTATGCtctgttctttattttcaatCTTGCAGGAATTCACTGGTCAAGATAAAAttattttatcttcaaattcttaAACAACCTCAGCCCAGGTTCTTAAATCGCCTCTCCACGGGTACACTGCCTGGCTGAAAAAGTggtttactaaaaaaaaaacacaaaaaaaatttgCACACTACATACTCTTATCTTTGATCACACATCACACATGCACCATGGCATCTTTTCAGGAAAAACGTAGGCAGTGTGGCGACGTCCATTTGCATAAGGAGCGGCATGAGATCTTCTACTGATGGTGGGAGGCTTGTGCACAGCCTTCTCCAGAACCTCCCAGACCCAGTAaagttgaggtctggactgTGAAAATGGTGTCTCGTGCTCGCTTCTCTTTCACAGTTTGAGTTCATTAATTTGTTCACTGTCAAACTGGAATATgcaggaatgaaaaaaaaaatccgttTATGGAAAACGTGGCCGTTCGTCATATTCAGGTAGTCGGCTTTCTTTCACTTTTGGTTGCTTAAAATGGACCTGACCAACTGACACAATCTGACTGCGTTCTTAAGACAAATTTGGTCATTTCAGTGATATCCTTTGAAGTTTTGTTAACTAAacgctagggatgggaatcgaaaattGTTTAAATTCCTTGGAATTGGTTGCCAATTTTGCAAAccattcccttatcgattccagtgggcgtgaatgacgtcaccacgcacgATGCGTAGCTTACGCGGCTCCAgtgcagtcaacagtaaacatggcgcccaagcggtacaaacgctcaaaAGTTTGGTTCCACTTGActaaaaaaagacgacaacagagCAACTTGCAATACTTGCAAAGTGGATATTTCgtcaaagggaggaaatactaccaacgtGCAGAAACATTTGCTTACACAGCATGCAATAACTATtgatgaatgtcgcgttttcgatccgctccggactaacgttagTGAATCTCAACCCAGCCGCATtgacgttagcatgtcctcggctaatactgcaggtaactaactaacaaacactgcctatcatgttagcgccatttgcctcattgtaaaaacTGCTATTAGTAacgttaaatgaatgccttctcatgtATTACATTAGATGGCCATCAGACAGagtctgactggctcagagccagaggggtGCAGTACCACctccagttcacgtctacctctagcttctcctttcaccgaCGCAGGGAAGAGTAAAAtgacccaggccaggatagaagTTTGTGGTAAAAGGCTTGCACCCATTTGCCACAGTAGATGCCTCTGAATGAGGTGAATGTGTTCAATTGTATGCTAAGTCAGAGATGGTCAAAGTTGCATGTTTCCCTTTAAGTTAACCAGATGTTTCACTCAGTCATTCATTCTCATTATATATTTTCTAGGCAACCCCAGTAGAAACCTAAGTACAAAGCCctaaacagagacagtttaacTAACATGACtcatgttacttctaaactaaacaaagttgatgctaatcgacctgtttgttgtcctttcttttccaaatgagaatcgataagggaatagaaaatggaattggaatcgtaaaaatcttatcaattcccatccctactaaGCGCAATGCAATGCCTGCAATACCAGTCACATCAGAAATAGTCATAATAGTATTACTCtgactgaatattaatttgtAAGATTGGTGTTTGTAttaacagaaaaggaaaaaaaaaaagatctgggtTTAACTTGAATATTTAATATgtaataaataattgaataccATAAAATCTGAGAATTGTATTGTGTCTGAATGTGTTATTTAAATGCTTTTGttgtgtgtattttaaaaaaaaaaattatgttgtGTTACCCATATCTTTTTACCATATAAAGGGAGCAAGTCGGCAACTACGCCTCTAAGTTTCGATAGACTCTGGAGAGAAAGAACCGGACCGCAgatcatgtttttgtcatatgttgaaattaaaagaaagccatgaaaaaaaaccccaaaaaactgtaaaacttCTGTGCTTTGACCTGAACACAATAGCAGGGGTAATGGAGAAACTACCCGGTGAAAACGTGGACATGCTCTTATGGACCTGGAGGTATTTCATTTGGTCACTGAAAAAGTCAAATATGTTATAAGCACAGTGTGTA containing:
- the LOC142368887 gene encoding uncharacterized protein LOC142368887, giving the protein MRWILRVLILISANLLAKGSRTIYEAKENDNVTIGWRCSIKTDMTLIEMICFFHLDIDRIFYEMIEGVEVVDSQYQQFARRVQCDRDALGEGRIRLHLSRVTTKDSGNYSCHVAANYDKISKSWVLEMSEYFLLNVTRSPDGKNSDMSGNTPGSATTSGAEHSPEGPKHEDEWSNPTRAGVVLAALAGASILFCVVFRSARALKSKICPQQHEVHTLDRNCTIST